The Chaetodon auriga isolate fChaAug3 chromosome 20, fChaAug3.hap1, whole genome shotgun sequence genome contains the following window.
CCGACCCGGTGGGCCTGGAGATTCGTCGGGGGGCCGGGTCGGCCTCAGCCAGCAGgggagccagcagcagcaccgagGGCCTGGAGGACACAGGaaggcttgtttttgtgtcgGTTCAGCTGAAAATTTAGGAACAATTTTCACTGATTTCACAACAACATTTTCAGACGATAACTGACTAGACTCATATAATGAAGTGAAGACTTTGACAGAATGTATTAACTGTATTTTTGGTGATATGGAAGTTATCACTACGTTGACATGTCTGATtgcagtgaataatgtccaggtagaaacatgctgtcttctcTCAGAGACTGTTTTCCcagaggaggacggaggactgacagagagcttcatcacacggtgcaacgacaatcacctgaaggtcaatatcagcagaaccaatcagcttgtggAGGACTAcgatgcttcaaatatggatgctgctgcagagaagctacaaactgtaaaacgtggAGCAAccaggcagcacagaagatctaaacaatcagcaaGTGACCATTTTTCGGCAAATTTGAAAGAATTTCCTCTCTGCGCTCCTGAGATACTGTGTTCATGAGAATGAGACCTGCATACGGACCAGTGGACAACTCAAAAACTAACACCTCCGGCCATGACTGCAGGCATAACCACACACTCATGACGAACTGCAGGCCTCcacagtgaaaaatgacacGTGTCTTTCTAGATGCGTCCTCTTTGCCTGGGGAGACTTGATCAGGCCATAtatcacaagaaaacaacagtatCTTGTGTATCTTGTTTTTGTGGCATCTTACAGCCGCCAGCAGACTCTCAAGCGTCAGACGTCAGAGCTTCCCGACAGCACACGAACACACCACAACAGTACATATCACGTAACATGCCGGGGAAGCTCTGCAGTCTGAGGTGTCAGCGGCCAAAGCTTGCCTGATGTTTTTAAGGGCTTTCAAACTAGGACGGGGAATTATCTTCAGTAGtaattcatctgctgattattagAAGACATTTCTcaatgttttctgacattttattgacagaatgacagaaaacagtgaaaaatgtccaaagaTAGACAGTTTACTATTGTGGAAcgagcaaatgtttgacaattttcCTTAAAAATGACCGAAAAGAATAATTTTCTGTGGCTCAATCGACCAGATCCATGAGAAGGTtacacagtgtgtctgtttttttgctCTCAGCGTCCTAAAATTCACCCCAACGCCTCCTTTTGTGTCTGCGATATAATCTCACCATATGGTCTGACAACGCAACCACATGAAATCAAGACAGGGCGGAGAGTTAACCTCAGACATGACTGCGACCCTCACAGGCTGATCATCAGAAGTCACTCAAGTGAATTCTTTTGTGTTCATTCTGGCCAAATTTCtcccagaacacacacatgcacacactcggGCGGTTTTACGTTTTGGTTTGGACTTGACCCACCATAACTGTCGAAGAGACGTCGGAGGAAACAAAAGTCATattaaagcacaaaacacagctcAGGGCGTCTTTCCAAAGCCACCGTGCTGAGTTAGACGTTCTGCTGCAAACACTCGGAGGGGATTTCCTGTAGTGGAGTCTGATCATAAACACAGATATTCCTCAAACAGTAACATGATAATGTAGCTGGAGCATGAAAGAGAACTCCCTCGTGTCCGTACAGATTATGCTGAATTATCTCGCCTTTTACAGCGGTGCAAATTACAAACGTTATCTATATGAGCTCAACGCACTACTTCTTGCGTAATGCGACGGACTCCTCAGATGACCCCTGAGCCTTTACAAAAGAGTGTGTGACTGCACTTTGACATGATGTGACCACTCCTCCAGCCTTTCCCTTCAGGACTGTCAGGAGCGTTATAAAATCCGTTAAGTCAAGTGGCAGCGAAGTAACTCAGAGCAGATTTGTTAATTTGATCTGTTAATCCTCAAGAAGGGCGGAGATAGAAGGAAGTTTTTAAAGTGTTGCACACTCAGTATCAACACACTGTAATATGTCTCTGTAGATGCTTTGTAAATAAAGATTATTTCAGGAGTGTGGCGCATTACAAGTAACAGTGATTTCATGACTGTAGATGAGATGAAGTTAACTTGAATAGATTTAATGAGGTTAGAGGCTAATTCAATAGTGCAAGGCTCAAGCTAGTAAGGGTACTGAATAGAGGCGCTGTTTATTCTGGTATGTGACTGCACCCCATCCCTCCTGATTTGAAGCATGTGATAGGAAAAAatactctgtctgtctgtctgtcttcctcaggATTCAAAATTCCCGGAAGGGGAACTTCCTCAAAGAATTGAGGATCAAGGAAGGGGAACCTCCAGCGTCCAGGCCGTAAATGAGCCACAAGAACAGTTAATCCAGCCTGTGTGGCCATTCATACATAGAAAAAAGCAActcagaaatacaaagaaaactCTAGACAGCAACAAGTTCTTTAAGGGATAAAAGAAAGTAACATAAAAAAGTAACTAACACGTCAATCTGAGtggtccctgaacgcaacactCCCATAGCTGCTGGCATCACGTCAGTATGGCGACagtcaggaaaacaaaaatagatGCAGAGTGTCGAAAATTCCAGGAGAAACGGacaaatcatcatttttttgttgaagtaaagTTAGCTTTTGGGGACGAGCTCGCCCTGATGAAAAAGGCTCGTCTCCAGCGTCATTAAGGAGTGAAACAcgctaaactggatgagctgcaaggacaaacgtgcttggataaagttaagGCTGTTTCAcaaaccacattctgacagagctaacagctaagaggCTGAAGCTTCATTCGGagggagaatttgtgaaggagagccttCAAAGtgaagtgtctgtctgtctggaataattcacagggatgaaggaaaacctgcgTGCATGTTCCTACCCTGCAAGAATAAaacctgctatgacatctgaatgtgctgctgagtgtggAAACTCCTTCAGGCGTTTAGTGAGAcgtttcaggacatgaaaaataaacatgtgaaCATATTTGCTCGACCTTAACGTGGAGCCAGCTGATGTGCCGCACAGCCCGCAACGTGaaaccactgagctgcaaagcaacgacctgctgctgagagcagatCCTCATCCTGCTCAACGGATCCAGACTTGTTTAGCAAACTGGAAAAAACGGCCTTTAAACCTCTTTTAAGCAACAATTCAACATTAGCGAGATCCTATAATAACTGCTACACACTTAGCAGTTCATAGCATATGCTGATGTCAAATCCTACTTGTATCTTTATCTTGTACTATTTTAGACTCATGCGGAAACCAGAGTTAACGCTCGAGGATCTGGCGCGAGACAGTTACAGTACGACAACAATAAGATAAAAAGACATCAAGATAACAGATTTCACGCTCCGTGTCCAAACTTTGTTTCCTTTTCGTCAACAGGTAAATGATCAAGGAACTGCATCTCACAAACCCACAAACAGGCTGTTCAGCTTTATCTTAAATTTCAATGAGTAAAGCGGCCTCCTTGTTTCTCACTCGACCCTCTACACGGAGGACATGCCACAGCAGGAAAGAGCGCTGGTGCACATGATAAAACGAATgctggctgcattccatttagctgcttcagggTCCTGCCATCACGCTtgttgtcacactgtcatggctcaCTTGAATAGAACAAAGCCATCATATAGGTTAAACATGAGCTTCCACAGCAATGACAAGCCATCGTGGAGGACAAATATGGTTCATGCTAAGCAGTGACCCCACCTGCTAATCTCAACCATCCCTCTAATTTGGACGTAGGTGTGCTAATCACATGATGGGAGAGCAGTGACAGAGGTGTCAGGTTTCAGCCTTGGTCAAAAATGACAGTCCGGGTTACAGAACAGACGTCTAGAAGAACATCGTGTTCAGCCCTTCAGTAACAGAAACCTCTACTTTTCCTGAAGGTTAGCTACTGTGTGCTTTGGTGACAGCCACTGGAGGGGGGCTACCGGGTAGAAGTGAGCTAAATCTCATGATAACTTGCTTTAACCTTTGCTGTAAACGTCCTACATTCGCCACAAACATGCTCTAAGTTGGTGGCTAAACGCGTTAAACACTGTCTTGTAGATTTTGAATCAAAAACGGAGCAACGTAGGGGCGAAGTCCGATAATGAACGCATTAGCAGAAGCAACATTAGCAAGGCATCTTTAACTCTTGCTTCATGACAGAGGGAAGGGTGAAGTCCGAACTGCGACACAAAAACGCAGTTCGATCGTCACGTCTGTGTCTCCGAGGGTGAACCGTGGCTCTTACCCTCCTCCTTTGTCTCGTGCACGGAAGATTCGGTCGGATATTCGGGTAAAAACCCCGGTGATGGCCGGTGTGTACACGGAGTACACCAGCCTCCTCCAGGACATGGGAGCCGCCattgctgcagcagagagacttTGAATGAACTTTATTGACTCAACTccacactcacagagacactGCTGTCTGTTCTAGGAAGCGATAGCTTGGACAGCACTGAGCAAgggttttatttcattttattttatttttcatgcaacaACAAATAGCCTAAATAAAGCAGATAAATTATATAATACtggttgtctgtatgtttatgtatttgGGATGAATACAAATGACCTCTAGTGGTCAACCTGCAAACTACCTTGTAACCAGTTTTGTGGTCCTGTTTTATTAACCAAATTTACCCTTGAGTTAGGCTAAAAGCTGGTGCACAGCTCTTCAGAGGCACATAGCATAGAGAGAGAAATAGCCCTGGTTTATATATGCATGCCTTTCAAATGCATGACTGCTAACACTTGCTTGATCTTTGCCCTCTATGTTGCATTTGGAAGGTGTGACCTCAGCAGGTTTTTGGTCATGCAGCACAGAGCCCGTAGTGTATACGGGTGTTTGTTCAAGCCAACAGGTGATTTCAGGCTCTCAGTCCTCTCTAACACCAAAGGATCTTAAACCTGCAAAGACCAGGTGATTCTCATTGTTATACCATAATGACAGAGCTGAAAGTATGGTAATAATACTTAGTAGCATAGGATGGGCATTAGGTATTAGCATTGATGTTGTTATTATGGTCTTTATGCTGCTATTGTAGTTTTATAGTTACTTTATTGATGTTTGTGCAGAGAAAGTAAGAGTAAgttatctttattttcttttatggTATCCTCTTTTATAGTGCAGGAATgatatttgctttattttatcACCATTGGTGGAGAGTGatgagtaaaaagtacaattctgaggtactgctactttatacttctactgacctacatctcagagggaaatattgtagtttttaatGTATGTGACAGCTAATGTTATTCCACAGATAAAGGATTTTTAAAAACTTGTAATGGACATCTAAAATGCACCGTGTTTAGTGCAGCATATTAAATTACCAAACAGTATACAAAGTACTTAATCATAATAATGTCAACCCCATAACTACAAGTACTAAATTAAATCTCATCTGACCAGAtataacattaaaatgctgctcacatatatgtatgtaccagtaataataatacaatatattACAATATAACACTGGCAGAGGCCTTTCTGCATAATAattgcttttacttttgatacctTCATTAAGTGCATTTTGCTAATAATACATGCATACTTGTAATTAAGTGAGATTTTGAATGCTGGACTTTTGCTTGTAATGGAGTCCAGTATTTCAGGTCaggttcagcagcagcagcagcatagcTGGTTGTCGCTCAGGAGCTTTTACGGTAAGTCAGACGCTTCCTGACACAACATGAGGGCCTGAGGGAGTTTACCTTTAAACATTAGCCAGGCTGTGGAAGGTAAAATGTTAATCATCTGTCATGTtgtgaagaaaggaagaagaaaatgaaagagctATGCTTGTGGAGCCTTATCTGAAAATAGATCCGTGACTCTCTTAAGGTaaggctttatttatttattgctccTGAGTGGGAGAAATTAACGTGTTACAGCAGCATAAGAGACTACAGGAAATTGATTAACTATTTAAATGAAATGGCTAATTAAAGAATATGGCATTCAAAAGCTACACACAATACATTACAACACACTACATTATTACAGTGGTAACATTTATTTAGCAACAAATACTGTTTAGACAATACCATTTTGAAGTGCTTGTacattatttgattattttatgctactttctGATTCTACTCCAGTagatttcagaggaaaatgttgtgcttttttttttttttaactttttttttgacagacaaAACATATGATAACATTATAAAACACGATGCTACCCACCAAGAAAGCAGCCAAAATTACAATAGCTCCACTTTGACcagcaaaaacatgacattttacacattaatgcaccaATATAAAGAATTAAATAGTAGATTTAAATTAATATAACACTCATAAAGtataatgcatgcttttatttctggCACAAATGGGTATTTTACTGATATTCAGTATAATTATGAATGAGGGAATTTTAACTTTGTGTTACTTCCACTTTTACCTAAATAAAGGATCAGACTATTGagattaattatttatttgtgtgtaaaaacaATGAGTCCTGTAGTGAATATAGCAGCCATTAGCACATACGCAGTCATAATACTACAGTCATTATACTACAGGGTACTTGGATGTATCCCATCTCTATCTGCCCATGACATAATTTCATATTGTTCCTCATGTCGAGCGTCTAACTGTTTCACCTTGTCAAGAAGGGAACCCACCGCTACCAGGAAACGGGCCGGCAAAGGTCACGCTGATTATTTATTGGCAATCTGCCAAGCGAGCGCGCGAGCACATGCGTCTGTTCTCTGCGagcgtgcgtgcatgcgcgcGCGAGCGTGCGTGCGTTTACTGGAAGAACCTCTGAACGGAGGAGGCGGAGCCTTACACGAACCTCGGCTTTACTCACTGAAACAACCTCCAGTAACCTTCCTCCACACACGGACGGGATCTCTCCGTATCGCCGCCGCCACATTCCTCCGCTCAGGAAAGAAAGCCGCACACTTTCtggatactttttttttttttttttccttttttttttggattttaatgCCTGAGTTAATAATTAATCTAGCACTACTCTCGGGTAGTTTGCGTGTCTTTTCCTTTGGCGACGAGCGGCTGCGGTGCGGGGCTGAACATATCCGCAAGGTAAGTTACAAGACTGAAAAGACACCAAAAGAGGTTCATTAAACATCACTCAAGAGGaccaaatgacagaaaagattCGGGTTACAGAGCACAGTAAAGGACAGCAGATGTTATTCGGCCATTTGGACTCTTGGTGCAGTGCAGCCGAGCGGGATGCAAGTGTAAATTTTTGGGTCGTTTCGCAATATTTGTGAATTTGGTGGCCGACTCTCCAGCGGCTCCGAAGCGGTCCTGAAGCGTTATGGCGCCCGCTGCCTCCACCGCCATCCCGCAGTGTCCGGTGAAGCCGACTTTAATTCCCCCAGCCTGCAGGggatcagagcagagcagaccaGACGGGACACCTTTTCAGTCACCGTGAAACCGGAGAATGGGGCCTCTGTATCGCTGGCAGAGCGGGGAATAAGGAGTCATTTAGTGgatgagggggagagaaaagCGCGCCGGACTCTTTCACAGTGACCCCGTTTCTGAAATCCCTTGTTGCGGTACGCCCGATCGAAGACAATTGAAAGCAATCAGGATCCAGTTGCTGTCTGGCTGCACGGTGCAGCAGCGGCAGTCTCACTGCGAGTATGCGAGGATTCATTTAAACTAAATATAACCTGCCTGCCCGGTCTTGCCTTATGCATTTGTCACAGCCGCCATAGCTGCGTTTCATGGGGGTAAACCGAGAGCCCCGGTGCTGCAGAGTGCTCCGTGTTTATGAATGAAGTTTCAGATGAGACTGTGTTGCCTCAGTGGagcctgctgctgcatgtgtgcatcacTCTATATATAGATGGATGTGTCTAATCTGTGCTCCATCCATGTCTCTCCAGCGGTGTTTAGGTGCTCTCTCCCAGCCCCTCTCTGGATGCATCAGACTCCTCTGCCCCGGGGCCCTGGACCCGGTGTGTGAGCCCGCCGCCCTCACCCCACTCCCCCCCTCTTTCCCCTCCCCCTGCCCCAAACTCCTTCCCACCTGTGCACCTCCACGCTCCGGTTCTGGGCCCCCTGCCTCTCGACCAGCGGGCGGAGGCAGGGGGCCATGGCGCCATGGTAACCTTCAGCGGACGCAACCCCCTCGCCATGAGCAGCGTGACCCCTCCGGAGGGCAGGGTTCAGGGGTCAGCCTTTACCCCGCATCACTTCAAGCCCTTCAGCTCGCATGCACACTACCAGCAGGTCAGTCACTGTCTTCGCTGAGTGTCTCACTGTCGTCTTAACATCCACCTGGATGAGAACACGTAATAATGTGTTGTAACgtcattttttttctacctGCTACAGGTGATGCGTGCATTGCGTAAACTACAGGAGAGTGGGTTTTACTGGGGGGCCGTGGGGGGCCGGGAGGCCAGCTCCATGCTGCGCTCTGAACCGCCCGGCACCTTCCTGATCCGCGACTCCTCGGACCACCACCACTTCTTCACCCTATCTGTCCAGACGGCTCGAGGAACCAAGAACCTGCGCATCCACAGCGAAGGGGGCGGCTTCTTCTTACAGCCAGACCCCCAAAACACCCAAGAGCCCCCGCAGTTCGATTGTGTTCTGAAACTCATAGCGCACTACATGGGGAAAGGGCCAGATGCTGGAAGGAGCAGGGACGGGGCATGTGGGGGCAATTCAGGACAGGCAGAAATGAAGGGACGCAGCGTTTATCTGATCCACACCGGTGGAGAGAGGATTCCCTTGGAACTGCGCCGACCCCTCTCGACTTCCCTGTCGTCCCTGCAGCACATGTGCAGGAGGACCCTGAACAACCGAGGCCTGGGGGGGTCGGAGCGAGCCGAGCAGCTCCCGCACACTCTTAGAGACTTCTTGGAGGAGTACGACGCTCCTATATGACTGACAGGACCCTGCAGAGGTTCCACTGCATGGACCAGGTGCCTGGAGGACGGCACAGACCAGTTCTCAGTGCGCAGGTGAACATGCGCTCCACCAGATACTGACCAGTTAGCCTTAGATGCCTGTGTGAGGTCAGTTTTTCACTGAGACCAGAATCAGCTGATCCCAGCTCTGTTTCAACACTGACGGACGCCATCTACCGAGGGTCTCCCACAGAACGGGGGTCTGGTATGAGGAGTGTGATTTAGGTAACCAACGATTACCTCGTCCGTCCTGCCTTGCAAACCGCTGACCACTAGAGTGAGTGGCAGATGAagccagaggtcaaaggtcaatgtTTCCTGTGACTGACTCAGACGCAGAGCAGAGCCTCGTAGAAGATTAACCTGATTGGTAGATATTAATGACGACGACATGATCAATACGCCGCCAGTGATCCCCGTGGGTTTAAAGTGCTAAAGAAGAAACGTGTCCTCTGTCGACCTGACATTTCCACCGCTTTGGATCAccggacagaaagaaagaaggcaaaCAACAGAAAGACTTAGAGGGGGCGAATGAAGGAGGAGTGAAGTCCAGACGAGGGGCTCATTGCAGagaatgtacagtatttgtttgtctgagtgagtgtgtgtgtgtttgtgtgttgtggtggcgcacacatttccatcactgctTCCCGCAAGTGTTGCCTCATACAGGGGCGTGGGGTGGTCATGCACTAACtctgcatgcatacacacacac
Protein-coding sequences here:
- the socs3b gene encoding suppressor of cytokine signaling 3b, with product MVTFSGRNPLAMSSVTPPEGRVQGSAFTPHHFKPFSSHAHYQQVMRALRKLQESGFYWGAVGGREASSMLRSEPPGTFLIRDSSDHHHFFTLSVQTARGTKNLRIHSEGGGFFLQPDPQNTQEPPQFDCVLKLIAHYMGKGPDAGRSRDGACGGNSGQAEMKGRSVYLIHTGGERIPLELRRPLSTSLSSLQHMCRRTLNNRGLGGSERAEQLPHTLRDFLEEYDAPI